The genomic region gaggaagagaaaatttATTAGAAGGATTCTAGAATATTTTACAGACTCCAAGAAAGTTGAGCAACAGACCTCAAGACACGGGACATTTGGACCTTGGCAAGAGTAGAGCCCAGTCAGCTGTGGTTCCCGACCCATGATACCAGTGCTCCCCATCTGTCACAGTTATATCTAATACTCTACAATTGTAACAtttcagaagtaaaaaaatattttttttattctggttaAAGTTATAGATAATTAGTTAACTACATATAATTGCCATGTAGACCCGCATACAGCCCAAACTGTaccatgaaggagaaataaaaagaaaataattttagtacagaATAGTTTATATTTCAATATGTAAAGGCTTTGGCATAATTACACAAGAATGCCAGCAAGAGGTCAGACACCTGCACTTGAATCCAGTCATTATGAACATGACAGCTGCAGATACTGATGGATACAGGGATATCTTTTGGTGGTTCACCATTCTTGGGTAAGGTTGTAGGTACATGATTTTTCTGAGACAAGGAATGATTCTTGGTAATTTTTTAGGCTAAGCAAAGTACAATCTTAGCTTGATTTTTATGGtagttgcattaaaaaaaattcaatgtatGGTTAAACCATGTAAAAAGAATTCTAGGCTCTGATCATTTTAAACAGGTTTCTCCCCCGAatgtctagtgcaggggtctcaaactcgcggcctgcgggccgcatgcggcccgccgaacaattttgtgcggcctgcagactaatccacgaagttcaaaatattttggataaaattaagtaagcctaggggcctacttgtatttttcatttctctagcatcctagctagatattagcttagttaacagcagttgtgatgcgaactacagtttctggtcgttttgtgacactgagtaaactgcatgtacgattgtgcttgttgtactgatttttttttgttttcaactgcagtgagaaaagtgttgcgtaacagttgccttttgtagacctagtgcggcccgccgaacggctgtgatcttgctctgcagcccacatgctgagttgagtttgagacccctggtctagtgggATATGTAAAAGAACAGCAATTCTGCCACCCACTATGTGCCAGTAGCTGCCCAGTTTGGGTGGTAACTCAACACACCCTCACAGAGTTTCAGATCACCTCCAATGAGAGTCATTACTTCAGTGGTCTCAGCAATCAACTCCATTTCTCCATGCATAAAATGGGATTAGCAGCTGCTGTTCCATCTTCCTCAGAATTTGGTGAGAATCAGGATCATGGATATGCAAGTACTTTGAAAATCATACAGCACTGCAGAGGTGAGGTTAATGTACCCTTTGTGTAGGATGTGAACTTACATTTAATCGCTACATCATTTCCTTCCACAGCCCTTGATGAGACTCCTTGCAACCCAACCCCTGAGAGCTACCTTATTCGGTTACCCCATGATTGCTTCCAGAATGCTACCAACTCCTTCTACTATGATGTGGGCCGCTGCCCTGTCAAGACTTGTGCAGGGCAGCAGGATAATGGGATCAGGTGCCGGGATGCTGTGGAGTACTGTTGTGGCATCTCCAAAATGGAGGAGAGGGAGATCCAGTGCAGTGGGTACACGCTGCCCACCAAGGTGGCCAAGGAGTGTAACTGCCAGAGGTGCACAGAGACACGGAGTATTGTGCGGGGCCGTGTCAGCGCTGCCGACAACGGGGAACCTATGCGCTTTGGCCACGTGTACATGGGGAACACCCGCGTGAGCATGACTGGCTACAAGGGCACTTTCACCCTCCACATTCCCCAGGACACTGAGAGGCTGGTGCTCACATTTGTGGACAGGCTGCAGAAGTTCGTCAACACCACCAAAGTGCTGCCCTTCAATAAGAAGGGGAGTGCCGTCTTCCATGAGATCAAAATGCTTCGACGGAAGGAGCCCATCACCTTGGAGGCCATGGACACCAACATTATCCCTTTGGGGGAGGTGGATGGTGAAGACCCTGTGGCTGAGCTAGAGATCCCATACAAGAGTTTCTACAAGCCAAACGGGGAGCCCTACACAGGAAAAGTAAAGGCTAGTGTGACCTTCCTGGATCCCCGCAATATTTCCACAGCCACAGCTGCCCAGAGTGACCTGAACTTTATCAATGATGAAGGAGACACCTTCCCTCTTCGGACATATGGCATGTTCTCTGTGGACTTCAGAGATGAGGCAACCTCCGAGTCACTTCATGTTGGCAAGGTGAAGGTTCATCTTGACTCGACCCAAGTCAAGATGCCAGAGCATGTGCCCACTATGAAACTCTGGTCTCTCAACCCAGACacggggctgtgggaggaggaaggtGACTTCAAATTTGAAAGCCAAAGGCGgaacaaaagagaagagagaacctTCCTGGTGGGCAACATGGAGATCCGAGAGAGGAGGCTTTTTAACCTGGATGTCCCTGAAAGCAGGAGGTGCTTTATCAAAGTGAGAGCCTACAGGAGTGAGAGGTTCTTGCCCAGTGAACAGATCCAGGGGGTTGTGGTCTCTGTGATCAATCTGGAGCCCAGGACTGGCTTctcatccaaccccagggcctgGGGCCGCTTTGACAGTGTCATCACAGGCCCCAATGgggcctgtctgcctgccttctgTGATGACCAGTCCCCTGATGCCTACTCTGCCTATGTCTTGGCAAGCCTGGGTGGGGAAGAACTGGAAGCAGTGGCGTCTTCTCCTAAATTCAACCCAAATGCAATTGGTGTCCCTCAGCCCTACCTCAACAAACTCAAGTACCGTCGGACAGACCATGAGGACCCACGGGTTAAGAAGACAGCCTTCCAAATCAGCATGGCCAAGCCAAGGCCCAACTCAGCCGAGGAGAGCAATGGGCCCATTTATGCCTTTGAGAACCTCCGGGCATGCGAGGAGGCACCGCCCAGTGCGGCCCACTTCCGGTTCTATCAGATTGAGGGGGATCGGTATGACTACAACACTGTCCCCTTCAATGAGGATGACCCCATGAGCTGGACTGAAGACTACCTGACCTGGTGGCCCAAGCCAATGGAGTTCAGAGCCTGCTACATTAAGGTGAAGATTGTAGGGCCAATAGAGGTGAATGTGCGATCCCGAAACATGGGGGGCACCCACCGACAAACTGTGGGGAAGCTGTATGGGATCCGGGATGTGAAAAGTACACGGGACAGGGACCAGGCCAATATCTCATCTGCTTGTGTGGAGTTCAAGTGCAGTGGGATGCTCTACGACCAGGATCGTGTGGACCGCACTCTAGTAAAGATCATCCCGCAAGGCAGCTGCCACCAAGTCAGTGTAAATTCCATGCTGCATGAATATCTGGTCAACCACCTACCACTGGCAGTCAACAATGACACCAGTGAGTACACCATGCTGGCACCCCTGGATCCACTAGGCCATAACTATGGAATCTACACTGTCACTGACCAGGACCCTCGTGTGGCCAAGGAGATCGCACTTGGCCGGTGCTTTGATGGCACATCCGATGGCTCCTCCAGAATCATGAAGAGCAACGTGGGAGTGGCCCTCACCTTTAACTGCATAGAGAGGCAGGTGGGTCGCCAGAGTGCCTTCCAGTACCTCCAAAGCGCCCCGGTCCGGTCCCCTGCCTCCGGCACTGTCAGAGGAAGAGTGCCCTCCGGGAGGCAGCAGCGGGCAAGTAGAAGTGGCCAGCGCCGGCCTGGCCAGCGCAGGCTTGGAGGAGTGGCCTCTCTGAGATTGCCTGGGGTTGCTCAGCAGCCTCTGAACAACTGAGTTTTGTGGTActtctcttctccccccacctcacGTGACAGCCATTGTGAGACTGAAGTACAAACTGTCACTCGGTTAATTTAAGCACATCTGTTCTGGTGCAAttggcttgtttgtttcttcatgtCTTTACTTACTTTGTCCCGTGATACTGATTGGCATGTAGCCTCCCAAATGGCAAAATAAGGCCCCTTTGATCTGTTCTTTGAAAGAAATACCAGAAATTGGTCATTGGCAAACTCTGTGGCTTTGACTGTTTTTCGTATAGTACCTTCAATGGaaatatcctttcttttctttttgcgtGGTTTGCCCACCTTTGTGATAATGATAATCTGAAATTGAAGATCAAATAATCAATATAAAGTATATTTCCTGGTCTTGCTTCATGGTACGTAAGGTCTTCATCACAGCTCAGATATAAATGATGGTGAAATAAAGGAATAAACTCCAATATTTTTACTTGAAATGTAAATAAGTTATTTCTTTGCGGAATCTGGGACTGTAGTGCACATTTAATGTTAAGCTATTGAATATAGGATAATCATAGTTCTCTACCAAGTCTGGAAAAAACATCTCGTGTCCATGACTGTACCAGGCTGCTAATGACATTAACATGTTTCCCTTTACATTTGCTTTTGTTCTTGCTAGAAGCCCAGTACAGCCCAGAGCAGATGTCAATAAATGCACATTTTGTACTTGATTTTGAGACTGCTGTCCTGTCTTTTAATGATTAAAGCAAGCCAGCTGCTTGGGGAGACATAGGGGACTCTGGAAAGCAATCATAAGGTGGCGTGAGCCACTGCCCCCTCTAAGTGACAAGGCCGGGGAATTAGACACACACTCCACGATCAAGTTTGTTCTCATGGGTCATATTTTCCACTTCCAGGGAAGAGCAGAGATTCCTGGAGTTATGAGCATGTTCTGGGCTCCTGAGCACAGCTAAACAcgtcccaatttttttttctttctttccaatactGGGGAGCTTATACAATGGCTTGGCCCAGGGTCTGGCCAGCTGGCCAAGTGGTCTTTCAGCAACCCCCCACAGCCTGCTGCCTTCTCCAGCTGGGCTGGCTGACCTCATTCAGAAATGAtgggctttctctttttcttttattcccagGCTATTCTATTCTAAATACACCCAGCTTTTCCAGACACCAGATTTCTACTGTGTAACAGCCCCTGTTCCTTGAGTAAAACAACTGTTCCAAATGAatagggttttgtttttagaaaaggtGTTTGGTTTAAAATAGTAAATCAGAGACTGGTGAATAGTGCCAGAGTGATTTTAGAGGCATCAACAGCCAAGGCAGGGGGATGCACCGATTGCCCCTCTCCCAATCCCTCCAGAATCTGTCAGGAAGAGGCCATGGGGATTGGCAGACATTTATTATCCGGGACAGAAAGCTTTCCTTGATCTCCTGGCTGActcattgcagctcctttgtcCACCTCTGCCCTGGACTGGATTTGTACTCTTGGATCAGCatctgcccagctcccaggagtttGGTTCATAATCAATTAGAAATTTCTCTGGCTGAGCACCCTTTCCCTATGACCTCTGAGAAAGTGAGCACATGCAGGGCTGGGGCCTAGTCGCCTTGTGATTGCTCTTTGACTCACTTCCAGACTAGGATTCCCAGGGAGCGGCTCTCACTGACTGCCCGGGGTGGGGTGTGACTGTCCCTGCTGAGAGTCAGTGATTAGCTATCTGCAGCACAGATGCCTTACTGCCTCAGGAGCCAATGCGAACAGCTTTCATCTGACCACCTAGTTACCTTCCCACTCACTGAGAGGGGCGCTGAAAAAGATGAACTCACTGGGCCCTTCCCTTTCTGTTCTACACTGAGGGTCGGAATAAATGGACTCC from Saccopteryx leptura isolate mSacLep1 chromosome 6, mSacLep1_pri_phased_curated, whole genome shotgun sequence harbors:
- the CILP gene encoding cartilage intermediate layer protein 1 → MFPTGSGGKMMGTKAWMFFFLVVEVTSVLGRQMMLTQSVRRVQPGKRTLSNFAKPEDPLESLGEWTTWFNIDHPGGQGDFERLDAIHFYYGDRVCARPLRLEARTTDWIPAGSTGQVVHGSPQEGFWCLNREQRPGQNCSNYTVRFLCRPGSLRRDTDRIWSSWSPWSKCSAACGHTGVQTRTRTCLVETMSLCSEATEEGRLCMDHACTACDLICPMGQVNADCDACMCQDFVLHGAVTLPGGAPASGATVYLLTKTLKPLTRTDRNGRFRVPGLCPDGRSTLKITKPKFVPIKFTMPKTSLKSATINEEFMRAETPYIVKNPETKARRAGQSVALCCKATGKPSPDKYFWYHNNTLLDPSLYMHESKLMLKNLQRDQTGEYFCKAQSDAGAVKSQVAQLTVIALDETPCNPTPESYLIRLPHDCFQNATNSFYYDVGRCPVKTCAGQQDNGIRCRDAVEYCCGISKMEEREIQCSGYTLPTKVAKECNCQRCTETRSIVRGRVSAADNGEPMRFGHVYMGNTRVSMTGYKGTFTLHIPQDTERLVLTFVDRLQKFVNTTKVLPFNKKGSAVFHEIKMLRRKEPITLEAMDTNIIPLGEVDGEDPVAELEIPYKSFYKPNGEPYTGKVKASVTFLDPRNISTATAAQSDLNFINDEGDTFPLRTYGMFSVDFRDEATSESLHVGKVKVHLDSTQVKMPEHVPTMKLWSLNPDTGLWEEEGDFKFESQRRNKREERTFLVGNMEIRERRLFNLDVPESRRCFIKVRAYRSERFLPSEQIQGVVVSVINLEPRTGFSSNPRAWGRFDSVITGPNGACLPAFCDDQSPDAYSAYVLASLGGEELEAVASSPKFNPNAIGVPQPYLNKLKYRRTDHEDPRVKKTAFQISMAKPRPNSAEESNGPIYAFENLRACEEAPPSAAHFRFYQIEGDRYDYNTVPFNEDDPMSWTEDYLTWWPKPMEFRACYIKVKIVGPIEVNVRSRNMGGTHRQTVGKLYGIRDVKSTRDRDQANISSACVEFKCSGMLYDQDRVDRTLVKIIPQGSCHQVSVNSMLHEYLVNHLPLAVNNDTSEYTMLAPLDPLGHNYGIYTVTDQDPRVAKEIALGRCFDGTSDGSSRIMKSNVGVALTFNCIERQVGRQSAFQYLQSAPVRSPASGTVRGRVPSGRQQRASRSGQRRPGQRRLGGVASLRLPGVAQQPLNN